The sequence below is a genomic window from Dehalococcoidia bacterium.
ATTTCCTTATCGGCGCTTTTGACGAACCTGCCGGCGAAGGGATAGCTGCCTGTTATCTTGCCCTGCAGGTCCACCTGTTGCACGAAGTCCAGCCCCTCAACCCTACCGGCTTCGAAGTCCGCCTCGCCAAAGGCCGGCGCCACATGCACGATGCCCGTGCCGTCCTCCATAGTGACAAAGGAAGTGGCTATCACCCGGTAACTGAGGTTCGGGTCGGGGGCTTCCGCCTTGATGACCGGGCTCGATTGTGTCCCGCCGGTTTGAAAGCGCCTTCGCTCTACGCCGTAGTCATGCGGATTGTAGAGTGGAGTATATCGCAAACCTACGAGGTCCTGGCCCTTCACTACCGCCGCCACACGGGCGTGGCCCAGACCCGCTGCTGCCAGTCGAGCACAGGCCATGATAATATTCTCATTTTCGAGTTCCACTACAGCGTAGTCGGCATCAGCGCACACAGCGAGTGCCGTATTGCCCGGCAACGTCCAGGGCGTGGTGGTCCAGGCAAGCAGGAATAGCGGCAAATGCGGACTCGCGCCCCCGCTAACGAGCTTACCTACCGCGGACTCTTCAGTCACCTTAAACTTTATGTAAACCGATGGGTCAGGCGTGTCGTCCTTATATCCCTGCGCCACTTCGTGGGATGACAGCGAAGTGCCACAGCGCGGGCAGTGCGGCGTCACGCGGTAGCCCTGGTACACCAGCCCCTTATCCCACATCTGCTTGAGTATCCACCAGCCGCTTTCGATATAGCTGTTGTCCATGGTGATATAGGGATGCTCCAGGTCCACCCAGAAGCCGATGCGCTCGGTCAGGGAGTCCCATTCCTTCAGGTAGCGGAAGACGCTTTCCCGGCATTTGGCGTTGAATTTGTCGATTCCGTAGCGCTCGATATCCGTCTTATTGGAGAAGCCAAGCTGTTTCTCTACTTCGAGCTCAACCGGTAATCCATGGGTATCCCAACCGGCAATGCGCGGGGTATAGTAGCCCTGCATCGACTTGTAGCGCGGAATGATGTCTTTAAAAACACGCGAGATGACATGATGGATACCGGGCTTTCCATTAGCCGTCGGGGGGCCTTCGTACATGGTAAAACGCTGACCTGCGCGGCGGTTTTCCACGCTGCGCCTAAAGATATTTTTCTCCCGCCAGAAGCCCAGCGTGGCTTCCTCCATCTGGGAGAAGTTAGCTTTGCTACCCACTACCTTGAACATGCTTTACCCCTTATAAAAAATAGGCCCGTCCATCGAGGACGGGTTTATGCCCGCGGTACCACCCCGCTTTTCCGCCTTAGGCGGAACACTTACTGGAGCACTAACATGCCCCGCCAGTTCTAACGGCTGGCATCCGGCCCGGCCTATTCGTCCGATTTTAAGGGACTTTTGGCTGGCGGCTCGGGAGGGATTTTCAGAAAGAGCCACAGGTCTGCTCACACCATACCAGACTCGCTTGCTGAGAGCGAACTTCCTTACTCTTCTCCGTCAAGGCCTTTAAGCTGGTTATTCAATTAAATCTATTATAGCACCTACTTGGGCTTCGGGAGTATCACCACTTTGCGCGCTTCGCCGAAACCCACGCTCTCAGTGGTAACATACGGGTGTTCGGCCAGCGCCAGGTGAATGATGCGGCGTTCGTAGGCTGGCATGGGCTCAAGGGCGCAGGACTTACCGCTGACCTCGACCTGCTCCCCCACGTGCTGGGCCAGGGTGCGCAAAGACTCATAGCGGCGCTTCTTATAGCCGTTGACGTCTAATACCAACGGTGCGGCATAACCCGTTTGGCGGGTTACCATCAAGCGCGTGATATATTGCAGGCAGGCCAGTGTTTGCCCACGCCGCCCTATGAGTATCCCCAGGTCTTCGCCGTTGATATCCAGGACGATAGGCGCCGCGGATTTTTCTTCATCGTCCGCCACGGGATTGTCGTACTGACAGGAAACGCTGGCATCCAGCCCCATGTGGGACAGGATGATTTCAAGGCTTTCCTGGGCACTGGCGGCCACCTGCTCTTCTGGTGGAATTCTATTGGCCGTCTCGGTGACCCGTATACGGGCGGCTTCCGCCCCTAAGCCCAGCAGGCCGGGCTTGCCTTCGCTCAGTACTTCAATCTCCACCTGATCGAGCCTCAAACCTAGCTGTTCCAGCGCCCGGCGCGTGGCTTCATCCACCGTCCTGGCGCTTATCTCAAGCTCTTTCATCTTAATCCCTTCTATCGGTTGACCATCAACCCGCATCGGAGACCGGATACTGAGCGGAGAGATGGTCTATTTTTTGGGCTTGCGCGATATAGACGGCGTCTTGCCTTTTCCGAAGGGTACAAGGGCAAGCGCTTGCCGCGGCAAGCCAGCCAGACCGCCCCACCCGCTGTAGAAATACTGCATTCCAACGCGCACAACTGCATTGACGACCCAGTATAATGCCAGTCCGCTCGGCACGCTGATGGAAAAGAAACCGAACATAATGGGCATCATAACCTGCATCAGTTGCGCCTGCTGCGCCTGTTTAGGGTCGGTGGAGGTCTGTGTGGTCATCTTCTGCTGCAGCCACATGCTGCCGCCAACCAGTATCGCCAGCAAGTAGTCGGGAGCGCCCAGGTTGAGCCAGAGGAAATGGGTATTCAGTGGCATGGCGGCGAATATGACAGGCCAGGAATACAGGTTGCCAGAAAGGCCGAGGAATTTCTCCGGGGTTACCGCCATCAAGCCGATGATAGCCTGGTATAGCGCAATCCAGATGGGCGTCTGGAGGAGTGTCGGCAGCAGGCAGCCGGCCGGGCTGACGCCGGACTCGCGGTAGAGTCTCATCTGCTCCTGGGCCAGCATCGGGGCATCCTTGGCATGTTTTTTCTTCAGTTCAGCCAGCCGGGGCTGGATGTCCTGCATGGCCTTGGTAGCCTTCATCTGCTTGAGCGTCAGCGGATACATGACCGCATTGATGAATAGGGTTAACACGATGATGGATAACCCGAAACTGTTTCCTAGATAATGAGACAGCGCTATCAGCACGTTGGTCACGGGCTGGAGTATGATCAGGTTCCAAATCTCTCCGATATTCAAGTTACATCTTCCTCACTAAGCAGCACTAGGTTTTTCCGGAAATCCCGTTATGGATATATGCGCATTCATGTATCTCAAATACACCGCCTTTCTATTTGGTAGCCGTAACAGTAACTGTAGCGGTAACAGTGGCGGTAGCGGTCGCGGTTGTGGAAACGGATTCCAAGGCAAAGGCCTTGTATTCACCTGTGGCCATATTTAGAGCATATATTTTCTCAGATTGAAAACCATGGATATATACAATACCATTGGCAGCGGAAAGCGGAGAGCTTACGGTAAGCTTGCTCTGATTATTATCCTTAATCCTTAGATCTACAATGAGAACCTGCGATTTGATGCCAGTGGCGTCTAACGAATAAATTTTGGCGTCATGAGTGGCTACGACAACCTTGCCGTCCACAACCACAGGAGAAGACGCTATTTCCGTACCCAGGTCGAAGGTCGTCACTAGGCTGCCATCCTGGGTTTTAACAGCATAGACTTTTCCGTCTAGGCACGGGGCATAGAGGATGCCATTTGAGATAACGGGTGTAGCCCAGAACCATTCGCGCGGCTCATTCCCGCTCTGGCCGGAAGCGGGAAACTGCCATTTGAGGCTGCCGGTGACTTCGTCCAGGGCATAGATATGGCGGTCGAATGAAGCTACATACACGGTTCCGCCAGCAATAACAGGGGTGGCTATGATGGCACCCTTCGTGCCAAATGACCACTTTTGCTTACCAGTCGCCGTATCTACGGCATAAACTTTCTTGTCGAACGAACCCACAAAGACCATTCCATCATCCGCAGCTGGTGTTGACCAAATTTTATTGCCCGTCTTAAATTCCCAGACTTTCGCCAGCGTGGTTGCATCAAGGGCATAGAGCTTGCCGTTTGAGGATGCCACGTAAACTCTCCCTTGATCGATGACAGTCCCCCCGACAATGGGCTTGGAATCGTCGGCACTCAGGGTGACACTGCTCGATATGCGCGTGTTAACATTGAATGTATAAACCTTACCGTTATAACCGGCTATGTATAACTGGTCGCCGGACATTGACAGATTACCGTATACAGCCACTATGGTCGAGGGTGCCGAGCAACCAAAGCCCCCACTGCTCGTAGGCGTGGTGTCAACGGCAATTCCCCATAAGGTACTGCCATCAGCAGCTGTAAGCGCGTCCAGCTGCCCGAAACCGGAAACAGTGTAAAGATTACCCCCGTAGACGGTTACGCCCGCCCATCCCGCAGACACAGCCGTAGAACCACAACTGCTAAGGGTGACAAAGATTGCCAGTAGCGCCAGGGTGAGGATAGCAACAAATACTTTTTTCTTCAATGCAAATTTCCCCTATCAGACTCTTTTTAACCGGGTTTATCGGGCACAGGGTCGTAACCGCCCTCATGCCAGGGATGGCAGCGGCTTATGCGGCGCGCTCCCATCCAGACCCCTTCTATAAGCCCGAACCTGGCGATGGCTTCATAGGTGTACTGCGAGCAGGTGGGCAGATAGCGGCAGGTTGAAGGCATAACCTGTGAAAATGTCCGCTGGTAGAGCCTAATCATCCACAGAGCAATTTTTCTTATCATCTCTTGCCAATAAGCCGGCCTGTGCCAGCCGATTCAAAACATCTGTTTTAAGCGCCTCATACTCAGCCTGTGCCGCCTGAGGTCTGGCGCTAAGTACGGTGTCGGTCCCCGGTTTAAGGTCTAGCTGCCTCACGATTTCCCTCAACCGGCGCTTCACGCGATTTCGAACCACGGCCTTCCCGAGGCGCTTGCTTACTATAAAACCGTAACGCGCTTGGAGCAGATCGTTCGGACAGCTTTTAATCACAACCAGCCCGCCACCCCACCTCTTACCCTGCTGCACCCGGGCAAAATCCCCTGGTTTGTTAAGGTACTGTTCCCCTTTCATGCGTCCATCCGGTTGTAATTTAACCCAAAAGATTCCAGAGCAATTCCGGGGAGAAAAGCGGGTTTGAGCTTAAACTACGGTAAGGCGCTGGCGCCCTTTAAGCCTGCGGGCTTTAAGAACATCCCTCCCGCCGCGGGAATCCATGCGCTTGAGAAAACCATGTTCCCGCTTGCGGGGAATTTTTTTGGGTTGATACGTCCTCTTTGGCACTTTAACTCCTCGATAAAGACCTGCCCGGTCTTTATATTTCTATATCTTTAGCTGATACTTCTGTCTCCACAGAAGGAACTGCCGCCGCGTTTTCTGCGGCCGGTTTGGCCTCGGCAGTCGTTTTACTCTCGCCGGCGACAGAGTTCAGATTGAGCGGAGGCACCAGCCCCTGCAGATGAATGTGCTCAGGTACGAATGGCAGCAGCGCCACGTGGCGCGCCTGCTTGATGGCCAGCGCCAGCGCGTGCTGGTGGCGGTTGCAGGTACCGGTGCGGCGCCTGGGCTCTATCTTGCCGCGGTCAGAAATAAAGCGACCCAGCATCGCTGTGTCTTTGTAGTCGATGCCCTTGGCCCGGCTGGCGCAGAAAGAACACACTTTGCGCTTCGGGGCAAATTTACCACCCGTCCACTTGCCCGGGGGGCGCCTTCCCATAGGTCTGGCAGCAGTCTTAGTTTCAACCACGATAAATGTATCTCCTAACTATTATAATCTGTAACGAGGTCACCGTTTAACTGAAAGGCAGGTCCCCCGCTTCATTATCCTCGACTTCGGTTTCTTCCGTTTTCTCTTCCGGGGCCGCGCTCGCCGCTCCTGCCCTGTCCAGGAATGTCACCCGGCTGGCGATGACCTCGGTGCGAAAATGCTTCTGCCCGTCCGTGCCGTCCCAGCTGCGGTTGCGCAATCTGCCCTCGACATACACCAGTTTGCCCTTATTGAGAAACTGGTTGCACTGTTCCGCCAGCTTGTTCCAGGCCACAACAGTAAACCAGTCTGTTTCCTGCTTTTTTTCACCTTCGGGAGTGCTGAAGACGCGATTGGTAGCGATGCGGAAGGAAGTCACTGGATTGCCGCTGGGCGTGAACCGCATCTCCGGGTCGTTCCCCACATTGCCAATAAGCATCACCTTATTCAAGCTTACCATCGGCCAGGCCTCCTGCTTTACTCCACATTCTTTAACAGATAGCGGATAATTTCCTCGGAGATATTTAGCCTGTTCTCGAGCTCAGGGCTGGATTCGCTCTTCAGCTTGAAATGGAGCAGCACGTAATACCCCTCGCTGAAATGCTTGATAGGGTAGGCCAATTTGCGCTTACCCAGCGCTTTGGCCTCGGCCACATTACCACCCATCCCCGTGATGAACTGGCTGACGCCCGCCGTTGTCGTATTCAGCTTTTCTTCAGTCCACTCGGGGTTGATGACCAGCATGAGTTCATAATTCCGCTGACCATCGGCGCTGCTGGCGGCGCCGGCAGGCTTGGCTACTTTAGTTGTTTTTGTTACCACGAATTCTCCCTAAAGCAAACGAAATTTTGATTATTATACCATAACGAGAGTAAAGAGCAAATTGTTGACACGTGAGCCGCTGCTTTGCTAGACTTAAATGCTTTGAGTGGCCCCGTGGTGTAGCGGTCTAACATGCCACCCTGTCACGGTGGAGATCACGGGTTCGAATCCCGTCGGGGTCGCCAGTAAAACCCTCTTTAATCCATTAAAGATTATACTTTTTACGCATTCCCGACGGTTACTTGCACCTCAGATGTTACTAAGTAATTCGTTGGGGAATCCTGGTCAGGAGAAACGTTCCTCTTTCCAGGGGCCGCCGTGATTGTTATACCTCCGCGTTTCCCAGAATCCCGGTTGGTCGACAGCACTGAATTCAATGCCGGTGACCCATTTGGCGCTCTTCCAGAAATATAGCCGCGGGACTACAAGGCGCACCGGCCAGCCGTGTTCGGGGATGAGCGGGGTGCCGTCGTGTTTGACGGTGAATAGCACGTCCGGCTGTAAAAAATCTGAGAGAGTCAGGTTGGTGGTGAAACCGCCGTAGGCATGCACAATAACGAATTTAGCGTCCGTCTTGAGCTTCACCAGATTAGTTACCGTCTGAGCGCCAAATCCCTCCCACAGGTTATTGAGCCGTGTCCATCTCGTCACGCAGTGGATATCAGAAAAAACCTTCTCCGAAAGAAGCGCCGTAAATTCGCCGTAGCTCAGGATTACCTCTTTCTCAACCTCTCCTGAAATGGTGAATATCCAGTCATCTAGGTTGATGGTGGGAACCCCGCTAGCCTGGAGCTGTGGCCATGCGCTGGTCTCTGTTTGGCCGGGTGGTATGCGGTTGGCTCGGAGCGTATCCGGACTATATATGATGCCGGGAAGCTGTGTGACGCTGGTCGGTGGAGACGACGTTCTGCCGGGAACTCCAAAACATCCCTCAAGGAGGCCAGGAGAGCCTGCCGCGGCTGCGGCAAGCAAAACACCGGTTCCCCGTAAGAATTCTCTGCGCGATACTCTCTTTTGAGGCATACATTGATTCCTGCGGATTCCAAAGACCATCCTGATATCACAACCGCATAAATGATACGGGACAACCCATCAAATAATCATAAAATTACTGCTTGAATAGTTAAATAATTGTTACTTCGGCGTTATCGGGTTCCACGGGTTTCGAGTTATTCGTCTCCGGTATGCTATCATTATTTTATTAGTTTCAGGAGGTTATTATGGATGTAATCGAAGCTATTAACAGCCGCTTTAGCGCCCGGGCGTTCAAGCCCAAGGCCGCCCCGCGGGAAACTATAAATAAAATTTTCGAGGCTGCCGCCAGGACGCCTTCCTGGGCTAATAGCCAGCCGTGGGAGGTTTTCCTGGCCGGCGGAGAGGTGCTGGAAAAACTACGCAACATCAACCTCGAGCGCTTCCGCTCCGGCACTCCCCGCTCCCTGGAGATGCCTGGCCCCCAGAAATGGCCGGAACAGATACAGGTCCGCATCGACCAGAACATGGATAAACGTCTCCAGAGCGTGGGTGTCGAACGAGAGGACAAGGCAGGCCGCCAGAAACTGCTTGAGTATAACTACCGCTTTTTCGATGCCCCGGTAGTGGCGTTTCTATGCATGGAGCGCACCCTTAGCACCTGGTCGGTCTTCGATATGGGGGCCTTTTCGTTAAGCATAATGCTGGCGGCGCGGCGGCACGGCGTCGATTCGATACCCGCCGTCTGGATGACTTCCTACCCCGACCTCATCCGCGAGGCACTTGCGATACCCTCCGACCTGATGATTCTTTTCGCCATTGCGCTGGGCTATCAGGACGAAAAAAATCCCATCAACCGCTTCCGCAGCGCCAGGCGTCCAGTTGATGAAATCGTGCGCTTTAAAGGATTATAAATGGATTGCCTTTAAAAAGTACATAGTGTCCGCAGCAAGAGATAGTCAATTGCGATATCGAAGTATTATCCTCTGGGGATTGTTCATCGGCATTATTCTCCTGGGTGCCGTTTATGTCATTCAGAGTATTACAGGAAACTCAAATACATCTGTTCTCAATTTCAGCGGGCTTTCGATTGTCGGGAAAATTATCCTCGGCCTGGCGACACTACTCCTTATCCTGCACTCGGTATGGACTCTCGGCGTCTTCGGGGGCACGAGTCTCGTTGCTCTGGGATTTACGGCGGGGCTGGTTTCCGAGATCGTGGGAGTCAACTACGCCGAAATCTTCGGCGGTCATTATTTTTATAACATCGCCATTCATCCGAGAATACTCGATGTGCCCTTGTTGATACCTCTAATATGGGCCGGTTTCATATATGCCGGATACAGCATCGTCTCTTCCTTTTCCATCTGGCTCAACAGAGGTGGATTTGGCACAACTCAGCGTAGGATGACGCATAAGGTGCCGTTTGCTGCGCTCGGCGCGCTTATAGTCATGGCTATCGACCTTATTATGGAACCATTACAAGTCGCTGCAGGCAACTGGAGATGGCTGGAAGGCGGGCGTTACTTCGGCATCCCGGCGGGGAATTTTAGCGGATGGTTCCTGGTGGCCTTTATTTCAACACTAATATTCGTAATTTTACAGGAGCACCTGCCACGGCACCGCGGGGATACCGATGAGCATGTGCTCCTGATTCCGGTGATTGGATACGGGTTGCTGTGCGTCATTTTCATACTCTGGGCTTTCAATATAGGCATGTCTTCACTGGCCTTTGTTGGATTTATCACTATGTCACCGACCGTGGCCGTCAACCTTGCCTTGTTCCTGCGCTGGAGAACACTTGCCCGGCGAACCGAGGCTCAACCGGTCATGCCAAACCGATGTGTTATAATCTAACCGCGCCTTAATAAACCGTTATAAAAGGAGAAAGTTATGTGGCATTGGGGTCCTTTCGACTGGTTCTTCGGCAGCGTCTTCGGCATCATAGGGTTTGTGTTTACTCTCGCCATATTTTTTCTGCCGACCATCATCGCGGTGGCACGCCACCATCGCAATGCCTTGGCCATCTTTCTGGTTAACTTTTTGATCGGATGGACCGGTATCGGCTGGATAGTGGCTCTTGTCTGGTCTGTTACCAAATAAACTTCCCACGACCTTACGGTCGGGGTATTAACAGATATGAACTTCGTTCGGTCCGCTTCGCGGCGAACTACATCCCTCGACCACAATGGTCGGGGTATTCGGGAAAAGGTGAGTATAAAGGAGTGGCTGCCTCCTTTCCAGGAGGCAGCCACTTTTTCCATCTCGATAACCACTCAGTCTAATCTGCCAGGCTTATTATTTTCTCCTTGACAGTGGATGTTTTGCTGCCTGCCAGGACAGTCGACTTCAACGGCTGAACCTTGCGATAGACCTCACTGTACAGCTTGCGTTCTCCCTTTACGGTGAGCAGGTCGTTCTCAACCGAGATACCGAAGAGTTTTTCGTTCTCCGCGAGGTATGGCAGTATCAGCTCCCAGTCAGCCTGAGAGGGCGTGGCGATTTCCCCGCCGTTGAGCTGCTCGTCAACCACTTTGCCGTGCGGGTCGCGCACGTAAATGGCACCGCCTGAAGCCAGCGAAAAAAGGTTGGAGCCGGGGTAAGGTGAATTCAACTCCTTGACCTGCCCGCTTTTTTCGTCGAATTCCATCCCGTTGAGGATGACAAATCCTCCACCCTTGAGCGGGTCACCCGCCATGAAAGATTCCGCCAGGAAGTCTAGGCATGTGCCGTTGATAACCACCCTTGGGCGGCCCACGGCGTTGATGAGGGGGCGTCCGGCGGCATTGCCCATGATATACACCTCGCCGCCTTTGGCGCCGTACATAAAGGTCTGCCCGACGTCTCCGTATACCACCAGTTTGCCGCGCTTCATTATCTGACCGAGCTGGTCCTGAGCGTTGCCGTGGACTCTTATCTCCATCCCATCTATGCCCGAAGCCAGATAATCGCCAGAACTGTCATATACGTCTATGCGCACACCGTCGGTTTCCTTACCCAGCCCGCAGCCGGTGAAACGCTGGCCGCGGTAGCCGTAACAGATGAAGCTGCGCCATCCCTGCTGGAAAGCCGCGACTATATAGCGCGCGTCGCAGTCCTCACCTTCCGGCGGGAAATCCCGCGCGTCAATTACCAGCACCTTCTCGTTCCCAATAGGCGCTCCGAGCGTGCCGCGGCCGGCAAAGTTCAAACGGCGGTATTTCCCAACGGAATCCGTGTTGAAGCCGGGAACGGCGTCGAGCAAACGGTGCAGGGCATCTCGTATTATCTGCAACACCGAGCTGCGCTTTTTATCGCCGGTGGTGTATCTGCGGTCGTTCAAAGAGGTGAGGATATCGATAGCCGCCGCTCTGGCTTTATCACTTTCCTGCCCCACTGTTACAAGTTCACTGCTTAGAAAAATGAGCGAGGCGTAGTTCCATTTATTCATGTTTCGCACAAAATAACTTAGGAGCTCGCTGTTGTCCGCCGCTGCCAGTGCGCTCCTTACAGCCTGGGATATGGCCTGGCGACTCACCGGAGCATCATAGTCAGACGGAGCTTTAAAAGCTCTCTGGCCGGGTGGAACAGTGACACTCTCGCCAAACTTATTGGCGCAGGAGAGAATCTTACTGCCATCTCCTCTCCCCGAGTCGCGGACGGTGAACACGAAAGCCCCGCCGTCGGTGGCGCTGCCGCCGCGGGCGTTCCAATACTTGTCGGCGATTGGCCTGAAACGGTGATCCTCCCGCGAGAGGCTCTCCAGCGCGGCATCGATAGACTGCTTTTCCGAGCAGATGAAACCTATCTGCACTTCGCCCTCCTGGAGAGCGAATACCTGCGGCCTCAGCATGGAGGTGTCGGTAATGCCGATAAGCTGATGGTAATGTTTGTACGGGTTGTTACGGGCGATGATGAAGAACCACGGTCCGTCCGGCGAGGCCGGCAAGTGAGTAGATTGTATGTGTTTATAGATATGCTGTTTCTCAGGCAGCAACTGGTCGAAATCGTACTCAGATGTAGGAGCCATGGCTTCGATTATATACTCCAGCGGATAGCCGAAAACGCGGTTCCACAGGTCGAAGAGTTGCACCGAGACTTCGGTATCGGTAAGGAACTGCTGGCGAATGTTGAACTGTTTCAAATATTCGGTTATGGCATAGTAGTTGGCAAAGTCGCCGTTATGCACTAGCGCCTCGTCCATGCCGATAAACGGATGCGCACCGCCCGGGTGCCACACGCGTCCTTTGGTAGGATAACGCTGGTGAGCTATCCAGCCGTACGCCTTGAAATCCTCCAGCCTGTAGTACTGCGCCACCTGTTCGGCATAGCCCACGATTTTAAGTATCATAATATCGCGTCCGTGAGACAGTACGAAGGCACGTTTTTCAACCAGAGACGAGTAGTATTTCTGATTAAGACGGAAGGAGTTCTGCGAGATGAACTCGTCTTCGGCATTGCGCACGTCCATATCGGACAGCTTGTTCTCAGCTACAAAACGCTTCAAGACGTCGGGTTTAACACGCACGAAATAACGCATGACGTCCGGCGGCCGTACCTCCAGGCCTTTTACCTCACGGTAATCCGCCATGTGAGGCACCTCGGAGGCTTTATGCACATCGAGGAATGGAGTTATAAACTCGGTTTCTATCTCGGAGCGAGCAGAGGCATCGAGAAGCGCCACTTGCAGCAGATAATGGCTATCCAGCACCTCCTGTGATACTCCCAGGTCGGCAGCGGAAAGGCCCACCGCCGCGATGCCGCCGCCTTTGCCGTTGCCGCGGTTATGCATCTGCACCGAGGGCTCCATGATATGCCGGCCGCTCACCGGGACCGAGGCGATAAATCCGGTGACACCGCAACCGCCTTCTTCCGCCGCTTTCCTCTCACCGGAATCGACATACGGTAACGCGCCCCGCGAGGCGAGAACTCTATCTATTATGGAATCATTGTCTTGAGCCATGGCTTTTCCTAAATGACCAGTTTATTCTTGGGTGCCTCTGGGTATTTCGACCTCTCAGCCTCATCAAGGTAGTCCATGTTGACCAGAAGGTCGCTCCGGCCAACGAGTTCTTTCATGCTGCGTAAACCGTACTGGCGCAGCAACTGGCACCACTGCTTGCGCCAGGCGAGGTACATATTCACAATACGCTGTTCGGCATATTCTTCGTTGATCATATACCCCAGCTCGGGGTCGGTAGAGGCGATGCCGCGGGCGCAACCCCGTCCGCTCTCGCACTTGCCACAGCGGATGCAGTCCAGCGCCACCAGGTCGGCCGTGCCGATGACCACACCGTCAGCCCCCAGCGCTATTGCCTTGGCCGCGTCCATGGCGTTCCTGATGCCGCCGCTGGCCATAAGGCATACCTGATCGCGGATGCCCTCTTCCTTGAGAAAACGGTGTATGCGCGGAATGGCGTATTCGATGGGCATGGCGATATTCTTTTTGGCGATGTCGGGCG
It includes:
- a CDS encoding glutamate synthase, which produces MAQDNDSIIDRVLASRGALPYVDSGERKAAEEGGCGVTGFIASVPVSGRHIMEPSVQMHNRGNGKGGGIAAVGLSAADLGVSQEVLDSHYLLQVALLDASARSEIETEFITPFLDVHKASEVPHMADYREVKGLEVRPPDVMRYFVRVKPDVLKRFVAENKLSDMDVRNAEDEFISQNSFRLNQKYYSSLVEKRAFVLSHGRDIMILKIVGYAEQVAQYYRLEDFKAYGWIAHQRYPTKGRVWHPGGAHPFIGMDEALVHNGDFANYYAITEYLKQFNIRQQFLTDTEVSVQLFDLWNRVFGYPLEYIIEAMAPTSEYDFDQLLPEKQHIYKHIQSTHLPASPDGPWFFIIARNNPYKHYHQLIGITDTSMLRPQVFALQEGEVQIGFICSEKQSIDAALESLSREDHRFRPIADKYWNARGGSATDGGAFVFTVRDSGRGDGSKILSCANKFGESVTVPPGQRAFKAPSDYDAPVSRQAISQAVRSALAAADNSELLSYFVRNMNKWNYASLIFLSSELVTVGQESDKARAAAIDILTSLNDRRYTTGDKKRSSVLQIIRDALHRLLDAVPGFNTDSVGKYRRLNFAGRGTLGAPIGNEKVLVIDARDFPPEGEDCDARYIVAAFQQGWRSFICYGYRGQRFTGCGLGKETDGVRIDVYDSSGDYLASGIDGMEIRVHGNAQDQLGQIMKRGKLVVYGDVGQTFMYGAKGGEVYIMGNAAGRPLINAVGRPRVVINGTCLDFLAESFMAGDPLKGGGFVILNGMEFDEKSGQVKELNSPYPGSNLFSLASGGAIYVRDPHGKVVDEQLNGGEIATPSQADWELILPYLAENEKLFGISVENDLLTVKGERKLYSEVYRKVQPLKSTVLAGSKTSTVKEKIISLAD